From the genome of Gracilimonas sp., one region includes:
- a CDS encoding VOC family protein → MIRLLFLFVFALFTSHLSLAQTGPNVEKSKSFEQSNDSSQNFHPQLLAISVKNLDASVKWYADVLGFTKIENYDFPDDQMRLSFMERNGFELELIEIADTPSFSAPNPENPATRRGLVKFAFYSDVIDSLYASAVKAEAKVQSSIRNSNRTGGRFFILLDPDGNWVQVFGPAE, encoded by the coding sequence ATGATTCGCCTTCTTTTTCTCTTTGTTTTCGCTCTTTTTACCTCTCATCTATCCCTCGCTCAGACCGGGCCTAATGTTGAGAAATCAAAGAGTTTTGAACAGAGTAATGATTCTTCCCAGAATTTTCATCCACAATTACTAGCTATATCAGTAAAAAACTTAGATGCCTCAGTTAAATGGTATGCTGATGTACTTGGCTTTACCAAGATTGAAAATTATGATTTCCCTGATGATCAAATGCGACTTTCCTTTATGGAGAGAAATGGTTTTGAGCTGGAACTGATCGAAATTGCTGACACCCCTTCTTTTTCGGCACCAAATCCTGAGAACCCGGCTACCCGGCGCGGGCTTGTTAAGTTTGCCTTCTATAGTGACGTTATAGACTCTTTGTACGCCTCAGCTGTAAAAGCTGAAGCAAAGGTTCAGTCCTCGATACGTAACAGCAATCGAACGGGCGGGCGCTTTTTTATCTTACTCGACCCAGATGGAAATTGGGTCCAGGTTTTTGGCCCCGCCGAGTAG
- a CDS encoding glutamine synthetase family protein: MKNTSEILESLKASDIQKVKLAITDIDGILRGKLISKDKFFKTVNDKLGFCNVVFGWDANDAVYDNSEVTGWHTGFPDSMASIDLITFRKIPWDNNTPFFLGDFHQSEDIEDVCPRSLLKKIAAQSGEMGFIPKFSNEFEWFNFKETPQSLKDKDGIKPTPLTPGMFGYSILRSSQNSEYFNELFDLLTKFGIPIEGIHTETGDGVYEACIEYTDVLEAADRAVLFKTGVKEIAYRHEIIASFMAKWNTNLPGCSGHIHQSLWDEKEKNNLFFDGKDSNKMSDTLKHYLAGQLHCLPHILPMYAPTVNSYKRLVEGSWAATSVSWGIENRTTAMRVINHGEDSMRLETRVPGADANPYLSMAASLASGLYGIKNKLPLNIEPTQGNEYDNEATLSLPKTLTEATEQMKSSDIATELFGESFVNHFIKTREWEWQQFNSKVTDWELKRYFEII; encoded by the coding sequence ATGAAAAATACCAGCGAAATCCTTGAATCTCTGAAAGCTTCCGATATCCAAAAAGTGAAGCTTGCCATTACCGACATTGACGGGATTCTGCGGGGGAAACTAATCTCAAAAGATAAATTCTTTAAAACCGTTAACGACAAGCTGGGCTTTTGTAACGTAGTGTTTGGCTGGGATGCAAACGATGCCGTTTATGACAACTCGGAAGTCACCGGCTGGCATACCGGCTTCCCGGATTCTATGGCCAGTATCGACCTTATCACTTTCCGTAAGATTCCCTGGGACAATAATACTCCTTTCTTTCTGGGCGATTTCCACCAGTCGGAGGATATAGAAGATGTTTGTCCGAGATCACTGCTTAAAAAAATAGCTGCTCAATCCGGGGAAATGGGTTTTATTCCCAAATTCTCCAATGAGTTTGAATGGTTTAACTTCAAGGAAACACCTCAATCCCTGAAGGATAAAGACGGCATCAAACCCACTCCCCTTACTCCGGGTATGTTTGGATATTCAATCCTAAGGTCTTCCCAGAACTCTGAATATTTTAATGAGCTTTTTGATTTGCTGACAAAATTCGGCATTCCCATCGAAGGCATTCACACTGAAACCGGAGATGGAGTATACGAAGCCTGCATAGAATATACCGATGTACTGGAGGCAGCGGACCGTGCGGTGCTCTTTAAAACCGGGGTGAAGGAAATTGCCTATCGCCATGAGATTATTGCCAGCTTTATGGCCAAGTGGAATACGAATCTTCCGGGTTGCAGCGGGCATATTCACCAAAGCCTGTGGGATGAGAAAGAAAAGAATAACCTTTTCTTTGATGGCAAGGATTCAAACAAAATGAGCGATACGCTGAAGCATTATCTGGCCGGACAACTGCATTGTCTGCCACACATCCTGCCGATGTATGCGCCTACCGTTAACAGCTATAAACGCCTGGTGGAAGGTTCCTGGGCAGCCACTTCGGTAAGCTGGGGCATTGAAAACCGGACGACAGCAATGCGTGTAATCAATCATGGCGAAGATTCCATGCGGCTGGAAACCCGCGTTCCCGGTGCCGATGCAAATCCGTATCTGTCTATGGCAGCGAGCCTGGCTTCGGGCTTGTATGGCATCAAAAACAAACTGCCTCTGAACATTGAGCCTACCCAAGGAAATGAATATGACAATGAGGCTACCCTCTCCCTTCCGAAGACACTTACAGAAGCAACGGAACAGATGAAATCTTCGGATATTGCTACAGAATTGTTTGGAGAGTCATTTGTGAATCACTTTATTAAAACTCGCGAATGGGAATGGCAACAGTTCAACAGCAAAGTGACCGACTGGGAATTAAAACGCTATTTTGAAATTATTTAA
- a CDS encoding HAD-IIA family hydrolase, translating into MRTPSFREIAKNFKVIFLDSYGVLKNHKGLIEGVPETIAFLREEGITFRVLTNDASRSQHQQAVVFDQLGLKDLDEEEIITSGMLAKQFLQHKIKEGKIAYLGTENSAEYILQSGLEHIAVRNIDLNNLDDISAFVFLDDEGFDWNTDIDTTVNFLRRKTVPVIVANSDKYYPVSKNDVSVATGGIAKLCESMLNKKFIHFGKPDTQMFNYAFEHINQNGQIFDKEEILMVGDTLSTDILGGNKFGLKTMLVLSGNTRAENADLWINSSGIIPDYICDSILG; encoded by the coding sequence ATGAGAACCCCCTCCTTTCGCGAGATCGCAAAAAACTTTAAAGTTATATTTCTGGATTCCTATGGCGTGCTTAAGAACCATAAGGGCTTGATTGAAGGCGTGCCTGAAACCATCGCTTTTTTGCGGGAAGAAGGCATCACCTTTCGGGTGTTAACCAATGATGCCTCCCGAAGTCAACACCAACAGGCGGTAGTATTTGATCAGCTGGGACTAAAGGATCTTGACGAGGAAGAAATCATCACTTCCGGCATGCTGGCCAAGCAGTTCCTTCAGCATAAAATCAAAGAAGGGAAAATCGCCTACCTGGGAACAGAGAATTCTGCCGAGTATATTCTACAATCCGGGTTGGAGCACATTGCCGTTCGAAATATCGACCTTAATAACCTGGATGATATTTCCGCTTTTGTGTTTCTGGATGATGAGGGATTTGACTGGAATACCGATATTGACACCACCGTGAATTTCCTGCGCCGCAAAACCGTGCCCGTAATCGTTGCCAACTCGGATAAATACTATCCGGTCTCAAAAAATGACGTTTCTGTAGCCACCGGCGGCATTGCCAAACTGTGCGAGAGTATGCTGAACAAGAAATTTATCCATTTCGGCAAACCCGATACCCAGATGTTCAACTACGCTTTTGAGCACATCAACCAAAACGGACAAATATTCGACAAAGAAGAAATCCTGATGGTTGGCGATACACTAAGTACCGACATCTTAGGTGGCAATAAGTTTGGGCTGAAAACCATGCTGGTTCTGTCTGGTAACACCCGCGCTGAAAATGCGGATCTCTGGATCAATTCTTCCGGCATCATTCCGGATTATATCTGCGATTCTATCCTGGGATAA